In a genomic window of Streptobacillus ratti:
- a CDS encoding FtsW/RodA/SpoVE family cell cycle protein: MYNFFKTDSKKQLMTTIIILILILNIIGILNLLSLASPESLKNTLGLSHVSIISKHLTYLLGTFAVMFLIPLLLNVNKLNKLTMFIMVFIVFGLVYTLVAGKSVNGARRWINIGSFTIQFSEFAKLFLILVLAYMIERAYYIKKERLNIYIYTGVYTMFCAVLILLSRSFSATVQFVLIFLCMYWISEVISYKKIIFTVMCLGFFGVGAIFSKGYRVSRLNLENEHALLSMKSISNGGIFGSGYGNGISRNFYLPEVQTDYIFAGFVDEWGFIGGIVLIILFLLLIYFIFYSAKFANSVYEKMIIYGVGFMIANQFILHIGINVNLLPSTGVTLPFLSAGGSSMLTVGIGLGFVLSIILSMNDKLEEGVIYE, from the coding sequence ATGTATAATTTTTTTAAAACAGATAGCAAAAAACAATTAATGACAACTATAATCATACTAATTTTAATATTAAATATTATAGGAATACTTAATTTACTTAGCTTGGCATCACCTGAGAGTTTAAAAAATACTTTGGGTTTAAGTCATGTATCGATAATTAGTAAACATTTGACATATTTATTAGGGACATTTGCAGTTATGTTTTTAATACCATTACTTTTAAATGTAAATAAATTAAATAAGCTAACTATGTTTATTATGGTCTTTATTGTTTTTGGTTTGGTATATACTTTAGTTGCAGGAAAATCTGTAAATGGAGCTAGAAGATGGATAAATATTGGTTCATTTACTATTCAGTTTTCAGAATTTGCTAAACTTTTTTTAATACTAGTTTTAGCATATATGATAGAAAGAGCATATTATATTAAAAAAGAGAGATTGAATATATATATTTATACAGGCGTTTATACTATGTTTTGTGCAGTATTAATATTACTTTCAAGATCTTTTTCAGCCACTGTACAATTTGTGTTAATATTCCTTTGTATGTATTGGATAAGTGAGGTTATTTCATATAAGAAGATAATATTTACAGTAATGTGTCTAGGATTTTTTGGTGTGGGTGCAATTTTTTCAAAGGGATATAGAGTATCAAGATTAAATCTTGAAAATGAACATGCACTTCTTTCTATGAAATCTATAAGTAATGGTGGAATTTTTGGTTCTGGATATGGAAATGGGATATCAAGAAATTTTTATCTTCCAGAAGTACAAACAGACTATATTTTTGCTGGTTTTGTTGATGAATGGGGATTTATAGGGGGAATAGTTTTAATTATCCTGTTTCTATTATTAATTTATTTCATATTTTATAGTGCAAAATTTGCTAATTCTGTATATGAAAAAATGATAATTTATGGAGTAGGATTTATGATAGCTAATCAATTTATTCTTCATATAGGTATAAATGTTAATTTACTTCCATCAACTGGAGTAACATTGCCATTTTTAAGTGCAGGAGGTTCATCAATGCTTACTGTGGGTATTGGACTTGGTTTTGTTTTAAGTATAATTTTAAGTATGAATGATAAATTAGAAGAAGGAGTTATATATGAGTAA
- a CDS encoding UDP-N-acetylmuramoyl-tripeptide--D-alanyl-D-alanine ligase — MNKLNVLEELIGRKIPSLKEDFKVSMNSKEATPNSVFFAINKGNDYAKEAENMGAFVIYDKKEIRLNNGHYVKDSIKFMQEFARKYRERNKFTVIGITGSNGKTTVKDILHSVLRDKGVRVYKTQGNYNNHIGLPFTILSANDSDEILLLEMGMSDLGEIDLLGDIAKPDYSIITNIGQSHLEYLETMENVFKAKTEIIPHTSKKVVVNGNDEFLSKLEDVIKVEVKKDIKTNLLGEHNLLNVSIVDSLLKYMGYVDLCYENIELTSGRFQIVNGKYTYINDAYNASPISMKASLETFSKIYNEKFKIISLGDMLELGKDEKKYHEDLSTVLKETKFDSIFLYGKRMRYLYEKLCSLDDISFKFEYFESKEEIKRAIDNIETTKEKVVLLKGSRSMKMEDIMEVNN, encoded by the coding sequence ATGAATAAATTAAATGTATTAGAAGAATTAATAGGAAGAAAAATACCCTCTTTAAAAGAAGATTTTAAAGTTAGTATGAATTCTAAAGAAGCAACCCCAAATAGTGTGTTTTTTGCTATTAATAAAGGTAATGACTATGCAAAAGAAGCAGAAAATATGGGAGCTTTTGTGATTTATGATAAAAAAGAAATAAGATTAAATAATGGACATTATGTGAAAGATAGTATTAAATTTATGCAAGAATTTGCTAGAAAATATAGGGAGAGAAATAAATTCACAGTTATTGGTATTACAGGTTCAAATGGTAAAACAACAGTCAAAGATATACTGCATTCTGTTTTAAGAGATAAGGGAGTAAGGGTATATAAGACACAGGGGAACTATAATAACCATATAGGATTACCATTTACTATACTTTCAGCAAATGATAGTGATGAAATATTATTACTTGAAATGGGAATGTCTGATTTAGGAGAAATTGATTTACTGGGAGATATAGCTAAACCAGATTATTCAATAATAACTAATATAGGACAGTCGCATTTAGAATATTTAGAAACTATGGAAAATGTTTTTAAAGCTAAAACAGAAATTATACCTCATACATCAAAAAAAGTTGTAGTTAATGGGAATGATGAATTTCTTTCTAAATTAGAAGATGTAATAAAAGTTGAAGTTAAAAAAGATATTAAAACTAATCTTTTAGGAGAACATAATTTATTAAATGTATCTATAGTTGATAGTTTACTTAAGTATATGGGATATGTAGATTTATGTTATGAAAATATAGAATTAACAAGTGGAAGATTTCAAATAGTTAATGGTAAATATACATATATTAATGATGCGTATAATGCCTCTCCTATATCTATGAAAGCTTCTCTTGAAACATTTTCTAAGATATATAATGAAAAGTTTAAAATAATTTCTTTAGGAGATATGTTAGAACTTGGGAAAGATGAGAAAAAATATCATGAAGATTTAAGTACAGTATTAAAAGAAACTAAGTTTGATAGTATATTCCTTTATGGAAAGAGAATGAGATATCTTTATGAAAAATTATGTAGTTTAGATGATATTTCTTTTAAATTTGAATATTTTGAGAGTAAAGAGGAAATAAAAAGAGCTATAGATAATATAGAAACAACTAAAGAAAAAGTTGTATTATTAAAAGGATCAAGATCTATGAAAATGGAAGATATAATGGAGGTAAACAATTAA
- the murD gene encoding UDP-N-acetylmuramoyl-L-alanine--D-glutamate ligase, with the protein MIIVFGAGISGIGAKNLLESKGKEVLLVDDKVGEMSTDKALEIIENKEIEYIVKSPGISFENSFVKKAMAKNMPIYSEIDIAYEYMNKDIQIIAFTGTNGKTTTCTKTYEMLKKSGFNVELGGNVGRSFAEIVRENKELDYIVLELSSYQLENNPKIKPYISGIINLTPDHLGRYKDVEDYYMTKFNIFSNQDKKDKMIVNVDDPIFLNLYNKAKELENYKNPKRVYISINNKGSIFVKDGQIYVMKDLNEMYNSKFSLSQSADKLISVKDLALKGEHNLENMMFVIATAKICGVPNKVIRNFLKETKSIEHRMENFFQKSNTVFINDSKGTNVASTSKAIASYENDVILICGGEDKKVPLYELGREIGKKIKFTYIYGENRYLIENELKKVGYSKYAIFETVDDCIKAIKDNINFEEDITVLYSPATSSFDQFKNFEERGKYFKNKVIEILGENNV; encoded by the coding sequence ATGATTATAGTATTTGGTGCAGGTATTAGTGGAATAGGAGCTAAAAATTTATTAGAATCAAAAGGAAAAGAAGTTCTACTAGTTGATGATAAAGTTGGAGAAATGAGTACCGATAAAGCATTAGAAATTATTGAAAATAAAGAAATAGAATATATAGTTAAATCGCCAGGAATATCTTTTGAAAATAGCTTTGTTAAAAAAGCTATGGCAAAGAATATGCCTATATATTCTGAAATAGACATAGCATATGAATATATGAATAAGGATATACAAATTATTGCCTTTACAGGTACTAATGGAAAAACAACAACTTGTACTAAAACATATGAAATGCTTAAAAAATCAGGATTCAATGTTGAATTAGGGGGAAATGTTGGAAGATCTTTTGCAGAGATAGTTAGAGAAAATAAGGAACTTGACTATATAGTTCTTGAATTAAGTAGCTATCAACTTGAGAATAATCCTAAAATAAAACCATATATTTCAGGAATAATTAATTTAACACCTGACCATTTAGGAAGATACAAGGATGTTGAAGATTATTATATGACTAAATTTAATATTTTTTCAAATCAAGATAAAAAAGATAAGATGATAGTTAATGTAGATGACCCTATTTTCTTAAACCTATATAACAAAGCTAAGGAATTAGAGAATTATAAAAACCCTAAAAGAGTATATATTAGTATTAATAACAAGGGTAGTATATTTGTTAAAGACGGTCAAATATATGTTATGAAAGATTTAAATGAAATGTATAATTCTAAATTTAGTTTAAGTCAAAGTGCAGATAAATTAATTTCAGTTAAAGACCTTGCATTAAAGGGAGAACATAATTTAGAAAATATGATGTTTGTAATTGCCACAGCTAAAATTTGTGGAGTTCCTAATAAAGTAATTAGAAACTTTTTAAAAGAAACAAAAAGTATAGAACATAGAATGGAGAACTTTTTTCAAAAGTCAAATACAGTATTTATAAATGATTCAAAAGGAACTAATGTAGCCTCAACTAGTAAGGCTATAGCCTCATATGAAAATGATGTAATATTAATATGTGGTGGAGAAGATAAGAAAGTCCCTTTATATGAATTAGGTAGAGAAATAGGGAAAAAAATAAAATTTACATATATATATGGAGAAAATAGATATTTAATAGAAAATGAACTTAAAAAGGTTGGATATAGTAAATATGCAATTTTTGAAACAGTTGATGATTGTATAAAAGCTATTAAAGATAATATAAATTTTGAAGAAGATATTACAGTACTTTATTCTCCAGCTACTTCAAGTTTTGACCAATTTAAAAATTTTGAAGAAAGAGGAAAATATTTTAAGAATAAAGTTATAGAAATTTTAGGAGAAAATAATGTATAA
- the mraY gene encoding phospho-N-acetylmuramoyl-pentapeptide-transferase — protein MLYYIQSLFIDQYTYLRVFRYISIRMGVAFGVSLFFMIIFGNSFIKWLKYKKFGDTIREDGPESHYSKQGTPTMGGLLIISSILFSTLIAGNFTNKFTIFLFFMTIVFSSIGLYDDYLKLTKSKKGLSSKKKLLFQTIMTLIVFAFIYYLGLVNKTIDFSIINPIIKKSYIYVGPIMFFIFMFFIIVGTSNAVNLTDGLDGLVSSQIVVVSSILMLIAYAVGHYNWSEYINIYYVMGAGEIAVFLASIIGGCLGFLWFNFFPAQVFMGDVGSLTIGGLLGTIFILLKQELLLPIMGVIFFVEALSVIIQVISYRKFKKRVFKMAPIHHHFEKLGMPETKVTIRFLIITIIAGLLALMILKLR, from the coding sequence ATGTTATACTATATTCAAAGTCTATTTATAGACCAGTACACATATTTAAGAGTATTTAGATATATATCAATAAGAATGGGTGTTGCCTTTGGTGTTTCATTGTTTTTTATGATAATATTTGGAAATTCATTTATTAAATGGTTAAAATACAAAAAGTTTGGAGATACTATAAGAGAAGATGGACCTGAAAGTCATTATTCTAAGCAAGGTACACCTACTATGGGTGGTCTTTTAATCATATCTTCTATTTTGTTTTCTACTTTAATTGCAGGGAATTTTACTAATAAATTTACTATTTTCCTATTTTTCATGACTATAGTGTTTTCTAGTATAGGTCTATATGATGATTATTTAAAATTAACTAAAAGTAAAAAAGGTCTTTCTAGTAAGAAAAAACTTTTATTTCAAACTATAATGACTTTAATTGTTTTTGCTTTCATATATTATTTAGGTTTAGTAAATAAGACTATAGATTTTTCAATAATTAACCCTATAATAAAAAAATCATACATATATGTCGGGCCTATTATGTTTTTCATCTTTATGTTCTTTATAATAGTTGGAACATCAAATGCAGTTAATTTAACTGATGGTTTAGATGGATTAGTTAGTAGCCAAATAGTTGTAGTATCATCTATATTAATGTTGATAGCTTATGCAGTTGGTCATTATAACTGGTCAGAATATATTAATATTTATTATGTAATGGGAGCAGGAGAAATAGCAGTATTTTTAGCCTCTATAATCGGAGGGTGTTTAGGATTTTTATGGTTTAACTTTTTCCCAGCACAAGTATTTATGGGAGATGTAGGCTCACTTACTATAGGGGGATTATTAGGTACAATATTCATATTATTAAAACAAGAATTACTTTTACCTATTATGGGAGTAATTTTCTTCGTTGAGGCTTTATCTGTAATTATACAAGTAATATCATATAGAAAATTTAAAAAAAGAGTATTTAAAATGGCACCTATACATCATCATTTTGAAAAATTAGGTATGCCAGAGACAAAGGTAACTATTAGGTTTTTAATTATTACAATTATTGCTGGATTATTAGCTTTAATGATACTTAAGTTAAGATAG
- a CDS encoding ABC-F family ATP-binding cassette domain-containing protein, which translates to MNLVQFNNVWKQYNGEYILKDINFSINNTDKIGLIGLNGVGKSSLIKILLGKENHDGMEENVNEKGNVFLNPNIRVGYLSQNHTFSSDKNTVYEELLEVYYRQKELLFKINRLNTLMAVSEDVEKLLEDYEKLQHEYEATGGYEIEFKIKQVMQGLELNNFKDINISSLSGGEKTRVTLAKLLLQEPDLLILDEPTNHLDIVSIEWLEDYLKKYTKAFLLISHDRIFLDEVCNKIMEIENKKIYEYNGNFSDFVIQKELYIKGEIKRFEKESEKIRKIEEYISRYKAGIKAKQARGRQTILDRMERMENPVFNPNRMKLKFEMKSESADRVLSVNKICKSFDDKKVLNNVSFDLYKGDKVGIIGKNGIGKSTLLKILMDKLKQDSGDFKIGERVHIGYYDQDHQNLYPNNNILQEINNSLLCTEEYLRSKAASFLFTSDDVLKQISSLSGGEKVRVSLLKLIEEKANLLILDEPTNHLDIYSIEVLENALIDYEGTMLLISHNRHFLDSVCNKIYFLSENGLEEFKGNYGEYKESIKVKKEVVDKTEEKLSYEERKAKQKAEIKRKKDLEKVEKDLEEVSKKLKSLDEEMILAGKINDLEKMLNIQKEIDDMKKMEDELILLWSELE; encoded by the coding sequence ATGAATTTAGTACAATTTAATAATGTATGGAAACAATACAATGGAGAATATATATTAAAAGACATTAATTTTAGTATTAATAACACTGATAAAATTGGTTTAATAGGATTAAATGGTGTAGGTAAATCATCATTAATTAAAATACTTCTAGGAAAAGAAAATCATGACGGCATGGAAGAAAATGTTAATGAAAAAGGTAATGTTTTTCTTAATCCTAATATTAGAGTAGGTTATCTTTCTCAAAACCATACATTCTCATCTGATAAAAATACAGTTTATGAGGAATTACTTGAGGTGTATTATAGGCAAAAAGAATTGCTTTTTAAGATTAATAGACTTAATACTTTAATGGCAGTATCAGAAGATGTAGAAAAATTGTTAGAAGATTATGAAAAGTTACAACATGAATATGAGGCTACTGGTGGATATGAAATAGAATTTAAAATTAAACAGGTTATGCAAGGACTTGAATTAAATAATTTTAAAGATATTAATATATCTTCACTTTCAGGTGGAGAAAAAACTAGGGTTACACTTGCTAAATTGTTACTTCAAGAACCAGATTTATTAATACTTGATGAGCCAACTAACCATTTGGACATAGTTTCTATAGAGTGGCTTGAAGATTATTTAAAAAAATATACTAAAGCATTCTTGTTAATATCTCATGATAGAATATTTTTAGATGAGGTATGTAATAAGATAATGGAGATAGAGAATAAGAAAATTTATGAATATAACGGGAATTTTTCAGATTTTGTAATACAAAAAGAATTGTATATAAAAGGGGAAATAAAAAGATTTGAAAAAGAAAGTGAAAAGATAAGAAAAATAGAAGAATATATAAGTAGATATAAGGCGGGGATAAAGGCAAAACAAGCAAGAGGAAGACAGACAATACTTGATAGAATGGAAAGAATGGAAAATCCTGTATTTAATCCAAATAGAATGAAATTAAAATTTGAAATGAAATCAGAATCAGCAGATAGGGTATTAAGTGTAAATAAGATATGTAAGAGTTTTGATGATAAGAAAGTTTTAAATAATGTAAGTTTTGATTTATACAAAGGAGATAAAGTAGGAATAATAGGTAAAAATGGAATAGGTAAATCAACACTTTTAAAAATATTAATGGATAAGTTAAAACAAGATAGTGGAGATTTTAAGATAGGGGAAAGGGTACATATTGGATATTATGATCAAGATCATCAAAATCTTTATCCAAATAATAATATTTTACAAGAAATTAATAATTCTCTTTTATGTACTGAAGAGTATTTAAGAAGTAAGGCAGCCTCTTTTCTATTTACAAGTGATGATGTGTTAAAACAGATTTCATCATTATCAGGAGGAGAAAAAGTTAGGGTTTCTTTACTTAAATTAATAGAAGAAAAAGCTAATTTATTAATACTTGATGAACCAACTAACCATTTGGATATATATTCTATAGAAGTTTTAGAAAATGCTTTAATAGATTATGAGGGAACGATGCTTTTAATTTCTCATAACAGACATTTTTTAGATTCTGTGTGTAACAAGATATATTTTTTATCTGAAAATGGTTTAGAAGAATTTAAAGGTAATTATGGAGAGTATAAAGAAAGTATTAAGGTAAAAAAAGAAGTAGTAGATAAAACTGAGGAAAAACTTAGTTATGAAGAAAGAAAGGCTAAACAAAAAGCTGAAATTAAAAGAAAGAAAGATTTAGAAAAAGTTGAAAAAGATTTAGAAGAAGTTTCTAAAAAACTTAAGAGCTTAGATGAAGAAATGATTTTAGCAGGAAAAATTAATGATTTAGAAAAAATGCTTAACATACAAAAAGAAATAGATGACATGAAAAAAATGGAAGATGAATTAATATTATTATGGAGTGAATTAGAGTAG
- the serS gene encoding serine--tRNA ligase yields MLEMKFIRENVELVKQGLKNRNSEYNLDELIELDIKRRELLTKVETLKKERNDVSAVIGKNAREGIDSTELKENMAKVSNKIKELDVEVLEIEEKQKNMLLTIPNVPHSSTPVGESEDDNVEIRKWGEPTQFNFEIKSHDELGVNLDILDFERGAKLSGSRFTVYKGMGARLERALINFMLDTHTEEHGFTEILTPQLAKRDIMIGTGQLPKFEEDMYKIKGQDLYLIPTAEVTLTNMYAGEILKEEELPKYFCGFTACFRQEAGSGGRDLKGLIRQHQFNKVEMVKIVHPDKSYEELEHMTNCAEKILQKLGLPYRVLALCTGDMGFSATKTYDLEVWVPSQNKYREISSCSNTEDFQARRAMIKFRAEDKKSYFAHTLNGSGLAVGRTLLAIIENYQQEDGSILIPEVLIPYMGGKTEIR; encoded by the coding sequence ATGTTAGAAATGAAATTTATAAGAGAAAATGTAGAACTTGTAAAGCAAGGATTAAAAAATAGAAATAGTGAATATAATTTAGATGAATTAATTGAGTTAGATATTAAAAGAAGAGAATTATTAACTAAAGTTGAAACACTTAAAAAGGAAAGAAATGATGTTTCAGCAGTAATAGGTAAAAATGCAAGAGAGGGTATAGATTCAACAGAACTTAAAGAAAATATGGCTAAGGTTTCTAATAAGATTAAGGAATTAGATGTAGAAGTTTTAGAAATAGAAGAAAAACAAAAGAATATGCTTTTAACTATACCTAATGTACCACATAGTTCTACTCCTGTTGGAGAAAGTGAAGATGATAATGTTGAGATTAGAAAATGGGGAGAACCAACACAATTTAATTTTGAGATTAAATCACATGATGAATTAGGTGTAAATTTAGATATACTTGATTTTGAAAGAGGAGCAAAACTTTCAGGTTCAAGATTTACAGTGTACAAAGGTATGGGAGCAAGACTTGAAAGAGCATTAATTAATTTCATGTTAGACACACATACTGAAGAACATGGATTTACAGAAATTTTAACACCTCAACTTGCTAAAAGAGATATTATGATAGGTACAGGACAACTACCTAAGTTTGAAGAAGATATGTATAAGATAAAAGGACAAGATCTTTACCTTATACCTACTGCTGAGGTAACTTTAACAAATATGTATGCAGGAGAAATACTTAAAGAGGAAGAATTACCTAAATATTTTTGTGGATTTACAGCTTGTTTCCGTCAAGAAGCAGGTAGTGGTGGAAGAGATTTAAAAGGACTAATTAGACAACATCAATTTAATAAGGTTGAAATGGTTAAAATAGTTCACCCAGATAAATCTTATGAAGAATTAGAACATATGACAAATTGTGCAGAAAAGATATTACAAAAATTAGGCTTGCCTTATAGAGTGCTTGCTTTATGTACAGGAGATATGGGATTTTCAGCAACAAAAACATATGATTTAGAGGTGTGGGTTCCATCTCAAAATAAATATAGGGAAATATCAAGCTGTTCAAATACTGAAGATTTCCAAGCAAGACGTGCTATGATTAAATTTAGAGCAGAGGATAAAAAGAGCTATTTTGCACATACATTAAATGGTTCAGGACTTGCTGTAGGAAGAACTTTACTTGCAATAATAGAAAATTATCAACAAGAGGACGGAAGTATTTTAATTCCAGAAGTATTAATTCCATATATGGGTGGTAAAACAGAAATAAGATAA
- a CDS encoding GH25 family lysozyme encodes MRRIIKMLILLVMLGVLAWYLELSGYLYHNHILSVKYDIHGIDISHHKVRLNWYQIDKSYKFVFMKATEGKDHLDRDFFYNWNKAQLTGFRVGAYHFFSMLSKGEEQAKFYISKVPVVEKAFPPIIDLEIPTKYPKEIVNKELKDLIDILERHYRKRAIIYVTRHTYKAYIENEFLDNPIWIRNIKWYPSQERWDFWQYSNRGRVRGISGFTDRNAFKGSNIDEFINQNRIK; translated from the coding sequence ATGAGAAGAATAATAAAAATGCTAATACTTTTAGTCATGCTAGGAGTATTAGCTTGGTATTTGGAACTTTCAGGTTATCTTTATCATAATCATATTTTGTCAGTGAAATATGATATACACGGTATAGATATATCACATCATAAGGTAAGACTTAATTGGTATCAAATAGATAAAAGCTATAAATTTGTATTTATGAAAGCAACAGAGGGGAAAGATCACTTAGACAGAGATTTTTTCTATAACTGGAATAAGGCACAACTTACAGGATTTAGAGTAGGAGCATATCATTTCTTTTCAATGTTATCAAAGGGAGAAGAACAAGCTAAGTTCTATATTTCCAAGGTACCTGTAGTTGAAAAGGCTTTTCCCCCTATAATTGATTTAGAAATACCAACTAAGTATCCAAAGGAGATAGTAAATAAGGAGCTAAAGGATTTAATAGATATATTAGAAAGACATTATAGGAAAAGAGCTATAATATATGTTACTAGACATACATATAAGGCATATATAGAAAATGAATTTTTAGATAACCCTATATGGATTAGGAATATTAAGTGGTATCCAAGTCAGGAAAGATGGGATTTTTGGCAATACTCTAATAGAGGAAGAGTTAGGGGTATATCTGGATTTACTGATAGAAATGCTTTTAAAGGTTCAAATATTGATGAATTTATAAATCAAAATAGAATAAAATAA